TCCCCCTGCACCGACAGGATGTATTCCTTGGCACGGGTCAGGAGTTGATCTGCGGGCACCACCTGATGGATCAGCCCGGCCTTGAGCGCCTTGTCTGGGGACACCTGTCGCCCTTCGAGCAGGAAGGGCATCGCGCCTTCCAGACCCAGAAGCCAGGTCAACCGCACAGTGCCGCCACCGCCGGGCAGCAGGCCCAGCGTGACCTCTGGCAGGCCGATCTTGGTTTTTGGATTGTCGGCGGCGATGCGGTGGTTGCAGGCCAGACAGATCTCGAACCCGCCCCCAAGTGCGGCGCCATTGATCGCGGCGACATGGGGCACAGGCTGCTTCTCCATCCGCCGCATCACGGCCTTGGTCGCCTCGACGGATCGGAAAAGCGCCTCGACCCCGTCGGGCTCGATGCTTTTCAGCATCTTCAGGTCGCCCCCGGCAAAGAACGTGTCCTTGGCCGAGGTCCAGATCACGCCTTTCAGCTCCGGCTCCGCCTCGATCCGGTCCATGGTCGCGGCAAACAGCGGCCAGAACTCGGCATTCATCGCGTTGACCGGCCCGTCCATGTTCATGGTCACGGTGACGATGCCATCGGCATCCTTTGCGTAGTGAAAATCACCCATTCTGCCGCTCCCTTACAGACGTTCGATCAGGGTCGAGATGCCCATGCCGCCACCGACACAGAGCGAGATCATCGCCCGTTTGGCGCCCCGGCGCTCCAGCTCGTCGAGCACGGTTGAAACCAGCATGCCCCCGGTGGCACCCAGCGGGTGGCCCATGGCGATGGCGCCGCCGTTCACATTGGTGATCTCGTGGTCGATATCCAGATCCTTCATGTAGCGCAGCGCGACCGAGGCGAAGGCCTCGTTGATTTCCCAGATGTCGATGTCCGAGACCTTCAGCCCCGCCTTGTCGAGGCATTTCTTGGCCGCCGGGCCGGGGCCCGCCAGCATGATCACCGGATCGGTGGCGATGACGGTGGCCGAGACGATGCGCGCGCGCGGTTCCAGCCCCAGATCGCGCCCCGCCTTCTCCGAGCCGATCAGCACGGCGGATGACCCGTCGACAATGCCCGAGCTATTGCCGGGCGTATGCACATGGTTGATGCGGGCCACCTGGGGATACTTGGCCAGCGCCATGTCATCATAGCCAAAGGCGCCCATACCCGCGAACGAGGGGTTCAGCGCGCCCAGTTTCTGCATGTCGGTGTCGGGTTTGATGAAATCGTCCCGCTCGAGGATGGTCAGGCCGTTTTCATCGCGCACCGGCACCACCGAGCGGTCGAACCAGCCGCTGTCGCGGGCATGCGCGGCGCGGCGTTGGCTTTCCATCGCGAATGCGTCCACATCCTCGCGGCTGTAACCGTCGATGGTGGCGATCAGGTCGGCGCCGATGCCCTGCGGGGCCGAGTTCTGGTCGATCACGAAATCGGGGTCGGTGAACATCGCGCCACCCTGGCTGAGCATGGGGATGCGGCTCATCGATTCGATACCGCCCGCGACCACCAGCTCCTCTTGATCGGAACCCACCTTGGCGGCGGCCATGTTAACCGCCTCAAGCCCCGAGGCGCAGAAGCGGTCAAGCTGGACACCCGGCACCGCCTCGTCCCAATGGGCCGCCTGCACGGCTGCCTTGGCGACACAGGCGCCCTGATCGCCCACCGGCGCAGTGCAGCCCAGGATCACGTCGCCTACGCGCGACGTGTCCATGTCGTGGCGCGCCTGCATCTCGCGCAGCAGGCCGGCGGCCAGCTGGATCGGCTTCACTTCGTAAAGCGCGCCGCTGGCCTTGCCGCGCGAGCGGGGCGTGCGCAGCGCGTCGTAGATATAGGCGGGTGTTGCCATGACCGTTCCTCCTGAAGGTTTGGCAACAGCCTAGGGGTGGGGCCGGTGCGAAAACAATGATCTGGCCGTGCAGAAAAATAGACATTAAGTGACAGGTATGGCGGTCACGATCCCGGCGACGATTGTCGCCAACATCCTCGAAGGCGCGGTGGCGCGCGGTGCCGATCCGGCGGCTATTCTGGCGCGGGCGAGCCTGCCGGGTGTTGTCGGCCCGCTGGAGGCACCCGATTTCGTGCGCCTGGTGCGCGCGGTGACGCTGACACTGGATGACGAACTAGCCGGATTGCAGGACCGCCCGCAGCGGATCGGGACCCATGCGATCATGGCCGCCCATGTCAGCCATGCCGAGACATTGGGGGCGGCTTACGCCCGGGCGGCCGGTTTCATGGACCTGATGGACAATTCCTTTCGCTATTCGCTGCGCGAGAGTGGCGCCAACCTGATCTTCGAGATGACGCGCATTCCTGGGCGCGAGGTGCTTAACAATGCGGCGGTCGAGATGGTTCTAGTGCTGGTCAGCCGGATGCTGGCCTGGCTGGTCGGCAACCGGGGCGCTCTGAACGGCGCCTGGTTCGACTATGTCGCGCCGGGACATGTGGCGGCGTATCGCGCCATGTTCCAGCGCGCGCCGATGCAGTTCGGGCAGTGCAGTTCGGGTCTGGCGATCCCGCTGGCGCTGACGCGGCTGCCCGTCCTGCGCAGCGAGGATCAGGCGACGGCCTATGCACGGCGCACGCCGCTTGACGCGTTTCTGCCCCAGGACGCAACCACCGGTCTGCCACTCGAGGTGGCGGTGGCGGTCGAGGCCTGCCTGTCCGAACAGGGCAGGCTGCCCGACATGGCGCAGGTCGCGCGCGATCTGAACCTGGCGCCGCATACCCTGCGGCGGCGGCTCAAGGGGGACGGCGTCGATTATTCCAACATCCGCAAGCAGGTGCGCCGAGACATGGCGGTACGCCTGCTGGCCACAACCGGGGACAGCGTCGAATCCATCGCTGCCCAGACCGGGTTCTCCGAGGCGAGCGCCTTTATCCGCGCCTTTCGCAGCTGGACGGGCCTGACCCCGCGCGCCTATCGCAAGTCCGAATTATAGAGGCCTTGGCCGCGCCTAGTCGTTGCTGCAGAACAGCGAATAGAGCAGGCCGATCACCTGTTCCGTATTGCTGTCGGACAGGGAATAGAACACCGTCTTGCCCTCGCGCCGGGTGCTGACCAGCCCCTCTTCGCGCAGCCGGGCGAGCATCTGGCTGACCGCGGCTTGCCGGATATCGAGCAGGTTTTCCAATTGGCCCACCGATTTCTCGCCCGCACCCAGATGGCACAGGATCATCAGGCGCCCCTCATGCGCCAGCGTCTTGAGATATCCTGCCGCACGGGCGGCATTGCTGGCCATGTCATCGGGTGTTTCCGGCGGCAAAGAGGGGGCGTCTTGCACGGTCACGATTGGATCCTGTCGTCATAAATAGCGTCAATATGCCTCAAGGATGGGGCGAATGTCACCCCCCTCTAGATCGTGGGTGCGCCGCCCTGAAATGCATTGCCGCTGGCATAGTCGCAAGGGGCCTCCTGCATGTTCAGATGCAGGTCGTTGCCGGTAAACGGGTGCGCGCGCGCAAGTTCCTCGTCGACCTCGATCCCAAGGCCGGGGGCGTCGGGAGGGATCACGAATCCGTTATCGACCCGGATGCTGCCCTTGATCAATGCATCGTGGAACGGGGTCTCGATGGATTCCAGCAGCAGGATATTTGGGATCGCGGCGGCCAGCTGTATGTTGGCGGCCCATTCGATCGGCCCGGCATAGAGATGCGGCGCCATCTGCGCGTTGAACAGCTCGGCAATTGCGGCGACCTTTTTCATCTCCCAGATGCCGCCCGCGCGCCCCAGCGCCGGTTGCAGGATCTCGGCCGCGCCCGCACGCAGGACGGCGCCGAACTCGGTCTTGGTGGTCATCCGTTCGCCGGTGGCCACGGGAATGCGCACATTGCGGGCGACGCGCGCCATATCCTCGAGATTGTCGGGGGGCGTCGGCTCTTCGAACCAGAGCGGCGCGTAGGGCTCCAGCGCCTGGCCGAGGCGGATGGCGCCAGCGGTGTTGAACTGGCCGTGGGTGCCAAACAGCAGGTCCGCCTTGTCGCCCACCGCCTCGCGGATCGCCTTGCAGAAGGCGACCGACAGGGAAATGTCGGACATCGCGGGCATGTGCCCGCCCCGGATGGTGTAGGGGCCCGCCGGGTCGAACTTGACCGCGGTGTAACCCCGCCGGACCATCTCGGCGGCGCATTCAGCGGCCTGATCGGGAGAGGTCCAGAACCCGGCAATGTCGTGATGGGGAAGCGGATAGAGATAGGTATAGGCCCGGATGCGCTGGTTCATCCGCCCGCCGATGAGGGCGTGCACAGGCCGGTTCCGGTCCTTGCCCAGGATATCCCAACAGGCGATTTCAAGCCCTGAAAAAGCCCCCATCACGGTCAGGTCGGGACGTTGGGTAAAACCGCTGGAATAGGCGCGACGGAACATCAGCTCGATATTCTCGGGGTTCTCGCCCGCCATGTGCCGGTCGAATACATCGCGGATCACATGCGTCATGGCGTCCGGCCCGACCGAGGAGGCGTAACATTCGCCCCAGCCGGTAATGCCGGTATCGGTGGTCACCTTCACCAGGATCCAATAGCGCCCGCCCCAACCCGGTGCCGGGGGCGCTGTGACGATGATATCGAGGTCTTGCAGGCGCATGCGGTTCTCCCTTTGCTTGCGAGAGGGTGCCGGTGGTGCAAGGGCTTCGCAATACGGAAAGCGGCAGCTGGTGTCGCTTGCGCCCGGTTTCGGAACATATTTGCTGACGTCAGGTCAGCGGTGACTGGGTTCGAGCCATGTGGAAATCTGGTGCGATGCCGCTCAAGACGGTGGTCACAGGAGGAACTCTACATGATCAAGCGCATTCTGGCGGGGCTTGGCCTTGTGATTCTGGCCCTTGTGGCGGTGATCGCCTTCAGAACGGTGCAGTACCGGCCGGGACCGGTGGAGGCATCACAGCCGTTTTCAGTGGGCGCCGATATCGACCGGGCGGCGCAGGTCCTGGCCGAGGCCGTGCGGTTCCGCACCGTGTCCACCGACATGTCGCATCCGGATTTCCCCGCCTTTCTGGCGTTTCTCGAACAGAGTTTCCCCGCCGTACACCGGACGATGGAGCGCACCCTGCTGGAGCCTGTGACGCCGCTTTACAAGTGGCAGGGATCGAACCCCGATCTGCCGCCGGTGATGCTGGCGGCGCATTACGATGTGGTGCCGGTGACCGAGGACACTCTGGGCGAGTGGGATCATCCCCCCTTTGCCGGTGTGGTGGCCGATGGGTTTGTCTGGGGGCGCGGGACGCTGGACAACAAGGGCGCGTTGATCGCCGCGCTGACCGCGGCCGAGAAACTGATCAATGACGGGTTCACGCCGGAGCGCACGATCTATTTCAGCTTTGGCGGCGATGAGGAAACCGGCGGGTTGGGGGCCATCGCGGTGGCCGAACACCTGCGCGCGCAGGGGGTGCAACTGGCCTGGGTGCTGGACGAGGGGTCGTTTGTGCTGGACAAGATCATTCCCGGCCTGGATGTGCCCGTGGCCAGCATCAACCTGGCGGAAAAGGGATATCTGACCATCCAGCTTGTCGCCCATGCCGAGGGCGGTCATTCCTCGATGCCGCCGCGGCACACCGCTGTCGGGCAGCTGGCGCGCGCCGTGGCGCGCTTGCAGGAGGCCCCGATGCCGGGCGGGCTGACCGGGGTTTCGGCCGAGTTCTTCGATGCGCTGGGGCGGCATTTCAGCATCGACAAACGCGCCATCTTTGCCAATCGCTGGCTGTTCGACCCGGTGCTCGAAGGCATCCTGTCAGGTTCACCCTCGACCGATGCGATGCTGCGCACCACCACCGCGCCGACGATGCTCGAAGGTTCGCCCAAGGAAAACGTGCTGCCGACGCGGGCGGTGGCGACGGTCAATTTCCGCCTGCATCCGCGCGACAGTATCGACGACGTTCTGGTGCATGTGAAAGCGGCGATAGACGACGAAGGGATCGAGATTGTTGCAGATCGTGACCTGGCCTCGCCCGCCTCTCCGGTGTCGGATTCACAAGGCGCCGGTTTCAAGGATGTCGAAGCGTCGATCCGCGAGGTGTTCGGCCCGATCGCCTCGGTGCCGGGTCTGACCATCGCGGCAACGGATGCGCGCCATTATGCCAAGGCAGCAGATGCGGCCTATCGCATCAACCCGTTCCAGATCGAAGGCGACGACCTGGCCCGGTTCCACGGGATCGACGAGCGCCTGTCGATTGCCAATATCGAGCGCGGCATCAATTTCTATGCCGCGCTGATCGGCAAGCAATAGCACCCGTCAGTGGTTGAACAGGATCACGTTGCGCTTGGCGCTGCCGGTGCGGGTGTCGGCGATGGCCTCGTTGATCTGATCCAGCGACCATCGGCCCGAGATAAGTTCGTCGAGCTTCAAGCGGCCTTGTTGGTAAAGGTCGATCATCCACGGGATATCGCGCTGGATCACCACATCGCCCATTTTTGAGCCGATCAGCCCGTGTCCCTGGAACGAGGCGCTCATCGGTTCGTATTGCGCCATGGCGCCGGCATGGGGCATGCCGATCATCACAGCCCTGCCGCCCCAGCCCAGGTATTTGGGTGCCTCGTCATAGGCGCGTACGGCGCCAACGGTGACCAGCACCGCATCTGCACCGCGCCCGCCAAGCGCCTTGTAGGCCGCGCGCCAGGGTTTCGGGCTGGTCGCCAGCACGCCATGGGTGGCGCCGAATTCGCGGGCGATGTCCAGCTTCTCCTCGGTCATGTCCACCGCCACGATGCGGCGCGCGCCAGCGATGCGGGCGCCCTGGATCGCGTTCAGCCCGACGCCGCCGGCCCCGATTACCACCACGTCCTGACCGGCACGCAGCCGGGCGGCGTTGACCGCCGCCCCGACCCCGGTGATCACCCCGCAGGAGAGCAGGCAGGCGACGTCGCGCCCCATATCGGCGGGGATCCTGACGATCTGGCGTTGGCTGACCACCACCTTTTCGGCGAATGCGCCACAGGCCATGGCTTGCAACAACGGGCCCTCGTCCGCGGTGCGCAGCGGCCCCTGTTTCACCCCGTCATAGGGCGTGTCGCAGATGGTGGGCTGACCGCCTGCGCAATTGGCGCAGGTGCCGCAGGCGCGGATCAGCGTGACCACCACCGGATCGCCGGGGGCAAAGCCCTCGACGCCCGGCCCCACGGCCGACACCGTGCCCGCCGCCTCGTGGCCGTAGACAGCCGGAAGATGCCCGCCCCAGGCGCCATCGGCATAGGAGATGTCGGAATGGCAGATCGCGACCGCGTCCAGCGTCACCTCGACCTCGCCGGTGCCGGGCGGGGCGAGCAGCACCTCTTCGATCACCAGTGGCGCATTGAATTCGTGGCAAACGGCGGCGCGGATCTTCTGCATCCCGGTTCTCCTTGGCATTTCCTTACCCTAGGGTGGACCGAGGCCCCGGATGCGGCAAGGTGGAAACCGGAAAAGATACAGTGCCATTACGTCACGGCAGTGCGGGTGCGCAGAAAGATCACCAGACCAGCGGCCATCAGCGCAAGGGCGACCAGGAACGGGGCACCGGGCAGATAAATTGGCGCCTGCGGGCCGGTAAAGCGGGCGAATACGCTGGCCATCAACAGCGGCGAAACGATCATCGACAGGGCGTGTACGGCGGACATTACCCCTTGCAGCGCGCCCTGCTGGTCGTCCGCCACGCTGCGCGACATGATTGCCTGCAGCGCGGGTGGCACCACCGCGCCCATGGCGGTGATCGGGATCAGGATCAGGGCCAGCGTGCCGCTGGCGATGAAGGCAAGCAGGCCGAAGCCCACGAAATCGAACAGCTGCCCCCAGATCACCGTGCGCCGTTCGCCGATCCGGCGGGTGATATGGGGCAACAGCCCGCCCTGCACCACCGCCATCAGGAAGCCGAAGATGCCCAGCGACAGGCCAATCATCCGGGACGACCAGCCGAACCGTTCCTGAGAGAAATAGGCCCAGATCGCCGGATAGACGTAGATGGCGACGGAATAGAGGAAATAGGCCCAGAGCAGGCCCTTGAGCCCGGGTACCTGGCCCAGCATGCGAAAGGCGCCCAGCGGATTGGCGCTGGCCCAGGAAAAGGCGCGGCGGGTGGCTGCCGTCACCGTTTCGTTCATCACAAAGAGGCCGAGGACAAAGTTCAGCCCGGCCAGCACCGCTGCCGCCCAGAATGGCGCGCGGGTGCCAAACTCTCCCAGAACCCCGCCCATCAGCGGCCCCAGCACAAAGCCGACACCAAAGGCCGCGCCCAGCATGCCGAAACGGGCGGCCTTTTGCTCGGGGCGCGAAACATCGGCCATATAAGCCGAGGCGGTGGCATGTGTGGCCGCGGTGATGCCGCCCACGATGCGGCCCGCCAGGAGCAGCCAGATACTGCCCGCCAAGGCCATCACCACATAGTCCAGCGCCATGACGAACAACGAGACCAGCAACACGGGCCGGCGGCCCAATGCGTCGGACAGGCTGCCGATGACCGGGCCGAACAGGAACTGCATCGCGGCAAAGGCGGTGCTGAGCACACCGCCCCACAGCGCCGCATCGGCCAGGGTACCGCCCTTAACCTCGACAATCAGGTCGGGCATGATCGGCATGATCAGGCCGATCCCCATGGCGTCGATCATCACCGTCGCGAGGATGAAGAGAAAGGGCAGGCGCATTCTGAACCGTCCGGTTTAGTTTGCCAGACCCTAGCCGCGCCGATCTCGGTTGAAAAGCCGCTAAGTGGCCCCTTGCGACCGGACCCGCGCGGCAAAGGCCC
This Ruegeria pomeroyi DSS-3 DNA region includes the following protein-coding sequences:
- a CDS encoding acetyl-CoA C-acetyltransferase: MATPAYIYDALRTPRSRGKASGALYEVKPIQLAAGLLREMQARHDMDTSRVGDVILGCTAPVGDQGACVAKAAVQAAHWDEAVPGVQLDRFCASGLEAVNMAAAKVGSDQEELVVAGGIESMSRIPMLSQGGAMFTDPDFVIDQNSAPQGIGADLIATIDGYSREDVDAFAMESQRRAAHARDSGWFDRSVVPVRDENGLTILERDDFIKPDTDMQKLGALNPSFAGMGAFGYDDMALAKYPQVARINHVHTPGNSSGIVDGSSAVLIGSEKAGRDLGLEPRARIVSATVIATDPVIMLAGPGPAAKKCLDKAGLKVSDIDIWEINEAFASVALRYMKDLDIDHEITNVNGGAIAMGHPLGATGGMLVSTVLDELERRGAKRAMISLCVGGGMGISTLIERL
- a CDS encoding ArsR/SmtB family transcription factor, with translation MASNAARAAGYLKTLAHEGRLMILCHLGAGEKSVGQLENLLDIRQAAVSQMLARLREEGLVSTRREGKTVFYSLSDSNTEQVIGLLYSLFCSND
- a CDS encoding Zn-dependent alcohol dehydrogenase, producing the protein MQKIRAAVCHEFNAPLVIEEVLLAPPGTGEVEVTLDAVAICHSDISYADGAWGGHLPAVYGHEAAGTVSAVGPGVEGFAPGDPVVVTLIRACGTCANCAGGQPTICDTPYDGVKQGPLRTADEGPLLQAMACGAFAEKVVVSQRQIVRIPADMGRDVACLLSCGVITGVGAAVNAARLRAGQDVVVIGAGGVGLNAIQGARIAGARRIVAVDMTEEKLDIAREFGATHGVLATSPKPWRAAYKALGGRGADAVLVTVGAVRAYDEAPKYLGWGGRAVMIGMPHAGAMAQYEPMSASFQGHGLIGSKMGDVVIQRDIPWMIDLYQQGRLKLDELISGRWSLDQINEAIADTRTGSAKRNVILFNH
- a CDS encoding M20 family peptidase — encoded protein: MIKRILAGLGLVILALVAVIAFRTVQYRPGPVEASQPFSVGADIDRAAQVLAEAVRFRTVSTDMSHPDFPAFLAFLEQSFPAVHRTMERTLLEPVTPLYKWQGSNPDLPPVMLAAHYDVVPVTEDTLGEWDHPPFAGVVADGFVWGRGTLDNKGALIAALTAAEKLINDGFTPERTIYFSFGGDEETGGLGAIAVAEHLRAQGVQLAWVLDEGSFVLDKIIPGLDVPVASINLAEKGYLTIQLVAHAEGGHSSMPPRHTAVGQLARAVARLQEAPMPGGLTGVSAEFFDALGRHFSIDKRAIFANRWLFDPVLEGILSGSPSTDAMLRTTTAPTMLEGSPKENVLPTRAVATVNFRLHPRDSIDDVLVHVKAAIDDEGIEIVADRDLASPASPVSDSQGAGFKDVEASIREVFGPIASVPGLTIAATDARHYAKAADAAYRINPFQIEGDDLARFHGIDERLSIANIERGINFYAALIGKQ
- a CDS encoding TCR/Tet family MFS transporter, with the translated sequence MRLPFLFILATVMIDAMGIGLIMPIMPDLIVEVKGGTLADAALWGGVLSTAFAAMQFLFGPVIGSLSDALGRRPVLLVSLFVMALDYVVMALAGSIWLLLAGRIVGGITAATHATASAYMADVSRPEQKAARFGMLGAAFGVGFVLGPLMGGVLGEFGTRAPFWAAAVLAGLNFVLGLFVMNETVTAATRRAFSWASANPLGAFRMLGQVPGLKGLLWAYFLYSVAIYVYPAIWAYFSQERFGWSSRMIGLSLGIFGFLMAVVQGGLLPHITRRIGERRTVIWGQLFDFVGFGLLAFIASGTLALILIPITAMGAVVPPALQAIMSRSVADDQQGALQGVMSAVHALSMIVSPLLMASVFARFTGPQAPIYLPGAPFLVALALMAAGLVIFLRTRTAVT
- a CDS encoding mandelate racemase/muconate lactonizing enzyme family protein, which encodes MRLQDLDIIVTAPPAPGWGGRYWILVKVTTDTGITGWGECYASSVGPDAMTHVIRDVFDRHMAGENPENIELMFRRAYSSGFTQRPDLTVMGAFSGLEIACWDILGKDRNRPVHALIGGRMNQRIRAYTYLYPLPHHDIAGFWTSPDQAAECAAEMVRRGYTAVKFDPAGPYTIRGGHMPAMSDISLSVAFCKAIREAVGDKADLLFGTHGQFNTAGAIRLGQALEPYAPLWFEEPTPPDNLEDMARVARNVRIPVATGERMTTKTEFGAVLRAGAAEILQPALGRAGGIWEMKKVAAIAELFNAQMAPHLYAGPIEWAANIQLAAAIPNILLLESIETPFHDALIKGSIRVDNGFVIPPDAPGLGIEVDEELARAHPFTGNDLHLNMQEAPCDYASGNAFQGGAPTI
- a CDS encoding AraC family transcriptional regulator → MAVTIPATIVANILEGAVARGADPAAILARASLPGVVGPLEAPDFVRLVRAVTLTLDDELAGLQDRPQRIGTHAIMAAHVSHAETLGAAYARAAGFMDLMDNSFRYSLRESGANLIFEMTRIPGREVLNNAAVEMVLVLVSRMLAWLVGNRGALNGAWFDYVAPGHVAAYRAMFQRAPMQFGQCSSGLAIPLALTRLPVLRSEDQATAYARRTPLDAFLPQDATTGLPLEVAVAVEACLSEQGRLPDMAQVARDLNLAPHTLRRRLKGDGVDYSNIRKQVRRDMAVRLLATTGDSVESIAAQTGFSEASAFIRAFRSWTGLTPRAYRKSEL